Proteins encoded within one genomic window of Haloferax volcanii DS2:
- a CDS encoding ABC transporter ATP-binding protein, giving the protein MLELRGVRAGYDDIEVLHGVDMHVDEGEIVALIGSNGAGKTTTMRTICGILSPSHGEITYRDEAIHSKASHEIVERGIVQVPENRDLFTNMTVIDNLLLGAQTEEAKAHREENLDEMLELFPRLAERKNQRAGTMSGGEQQMLTLARALMGEPDLLILDEPSIGLAPHLVQEVFDVIEDIHAQGMTVLMVEQNVQQTLKLADRGYVMENGRISMTADGDQLLEDEGVVEAYLGV; this is encoded by the coding sequence ATGCTTGAACTGCGCGGCGTCCGCGCCGGCTACGACGACATCGAGGTGCTCCACGGCGTCGACATGCACGTCGACGAGGGCGAAATCGTCGCGCTCATCGGCTCGAACGGCGCGGGCAAGACCACGACGATGCGCACCATCTGCGGCATCCTCTCACCGAGTCACGGCGAGATAACCTACCGCGACGAGGCGATTCACTCGAAGGCGTCCCACGAAATCGTCGAGCGCGGCATCGTGCAGGTCCCGGAGAACCGCGACCTGTTCACCAACATGACCGTCATCGACAACCTGCTTCTCGGCGCGCAGACCGAGGAGGCGAAGGCGCACCGCGAGGAGAACCTCGACGAGATGCTGGAGCTGTTCCCCCGGCTCGCGGAGCGCAAAAACCAGCGCGCCGGCACCATGTCCGGCGGAGAACAGCAGATGCTGACCCTCGCTCGTGCGCTCATGGGCGAACCCGACCTGCTCATCCTCGACGAGCCGTCTATCGGTCTCGCGCCGCACCTCGTCCAAGAGGTGTTCGACGTCATCGAGGACATCCACGCGCAGGGCATGACGGTGCTCATGGTCGAACAGAACGTCCAGCAGACGCTCAAGCTGGCCGACCGCGGCTACGTCATGGAGAACGGCCGTATCAGCATGACCGCCGACGGCGACCAACTCCTCGAAGACGAGGGCGTCGTCGAGGCGTACCTCGGGGTGTGA
- a CDS encoding branched-chain amino acid ABC transporter permease, with amino-acid sequence MSAIESVRDRYRTFDDQRYAPLVKGVGLFGLLAALPTIIEIDVAGMELAALLSLKVLILTVIYAYTAQAWNIMSGYTGQFSFGHAAFFGVGAYATQALVVDFAVNPWVGMLVGGVIAAGYGLVIGALSFRFNLQGHYFALATLAFAELLRFVVTNMSELRGANGYFKPFPRDYGAEYGLVAFQFQNDLPYYYLIVGFLLVVTLVSWVIKNSWVGLYFFAIREDERAAASVGVPSFRYKLIGVAVSAFFTALGGAYWSMYFNTIRPDTVFALFKNVELLLPAVVGGPGTLLGPIVGSFIVTPVSEIARTTFSDINGLDRIIYGAFLVAIVIYSPRGVVSWPSQARALWTRVRGDEEVSE; translated from the coding sequence GTGAGCGCAATCGAGTCCGTCCGCGACCGCTACCGGACGTTCGACGACCAGCGGTACGCCCCGCTGGTGAAGGGCGTCGGGCTGTTCGGCCTGCTCGCGGCGCTCCCGACGATTATCGAAATCGACGTCGCCGGGATGGAACTCGCGGCGCTGTTGAGCCTGAAAGTGCTCATCCTCACGGTCATCTACGCCTACACGGCGCAGGCGTGGAACATCATGTCCGGCTACACCGGGCAGTTCTCGTTCGGGCACGCGGCGTTCTTCGGCGTCGGCGCGTACGCCACGCAGGCGCTCGTCGTCGATTTCGCGGTGAACCCGTGGGTCGGCATGCTCGTCGGCGGCGTGATCGCGGCGGGGTACGGCCTCGTCATCGGCGCGCTGTCGTTCCGCTTCAACCTACAAGGCCACTACTTCGCGCTGGCGACGCTGGCGTTCGCGGAACTGCTCCGCTTCGTCGTCACCAACATGTCGGAGCTCCGCGGGGCCAACGGCTACTTCAAGCCGTTCCCGCGCGACTACGGCGCGGAGTACGGCCTCGTCGCCTTCCAGTTCCAGAACGACCTGCCGTACTACTACCTCATCGTCGGCTTCCTGCTCGTCGTGACGCTCGTCTCGTGGGTCATCAAGAACTCGTGGGTCGGGCTGTACTTCTTCGCCATCCGCGAGGACGAGCGGGCCGCCGCCAGCGTCGGCGTGCCGAGCTTCCGGTACAAGCTCATCGGCGTCGCCGTCAGCGCCTTCTTCACCGCCCTCGGCGGTGCCTACTGGTCGATGTACTTCAACACCATCCGCCCCGACACCGTGTTCGCGCTGTTCAAGAACGTCGAACTGCTCCTCCCCGCCGTCGTCGGCGGCCCGGGAACGCTTTTGGGCCCCATCGTCGGCTCGTTCATCGTCACGCCGGTCAGCGAAATCGCGCGGACGACGTTCTCCGACATCAACGGCCTCGACCGCATCATCTACGGCGCGTTCCTCGTGGCCATCGTCATCTACTCGCCGCGCGGCGTCGTCAGTTGGCCGAGTCAGGCGCGCGCCCTCTGGACCCGCGTCCGCGGCGACGAGGAGGTGAGCGAGTGA
- a CDS encoding ABC transporter ATP-binding protein: MSADETNAQSVDDPDADIDRDGERILSVEGVGKRFSGLQALDDVDMTVNRGEIIGLIGPNGAGKTTLFNCISGAFPPTSGTVRLDGEVISGLPAHKIARAGLARTFQITRPLEELTVVENAMVGAHIHTRRRSEAREIAMENLEFVGLADKAEEEAGELTVGAQKRLELARAVSTRPEILLLDEIMAGLTPSESNQMLDLFRQLRERGTSLLIIEHDMKAIMNISDYVKVLDQGKGIAFGAPETVVEDDRVIEAYIGGFDVDA, from the coding sequence ATGTCGGCAGACGAGACGAACGCGCAGAGCGTCGACGACCCGGACGCCGACATTGACCGCGACGGCGAGCGGATTCTGTCGGTCGAGGGCGTCGGCAAGCGCTTCTCCGGCCTGCAAGCGCTCGACGACGTGGACATGACCGTCAACCGCGGCGAGATTATCGGCCTCATCGGGCCGAACGGCGCGGGCAAGACCACGCTGTTCAACTGCATCAGCGGGGCGTTCCCGCCGACGAGCGGGACCGTCAGACTCGACGGCGAGGTCATCTCCGGCCTCCCGGCGCACAAAATCGCGCGGGCGGGGCTGGCGCGGACGTTCCAAATCACGCGTCCGCTGGAGGAGCTGACCGTCGTCGAAAACGCGATGGTCGGCGCGCACATCCACACGCGCCGCCGGAGCGAGGCGCGCGAAATCGCCATGGAGAACCTCGAATTCGTCGGGCTCGCGGACAAGGCCGAGGAGGAGGCGGGCGAACTCACCGTGGGCGCACAGAAGCGCCTCGAACTCGCCCGCGCCGTCTCGACGCGGCCGGAAATCCTGCTTCTCGACGAGATTATGGCGGGTCTCACCCCGTCGGAGTCGAACCAGATGCTCGACCTGTTCCGCCAACTCCGCGAGCGCGGGACGAGCCTCCTCATCATCGAACACGACATGAAAGCCATCATGAACATCTCGGACTACGTGAAAGTGCTTGACCAGGGGAAGGGCATCGCCTTCGGCGCGCCCGAGACGGTGGTCGAAGACGACCGCGTCATCGAGGCCTACATCGGGGGGTTCGACGTCGATGCTTGA
- a CDS encoding guanosine monophosphate reductase, whose translation MEIRTGLSYGDVLLVPQRSPVDSRSDVDLSTNVTPDLRLDTPLVSAAMDTVTEAELAGTLSGLGGLGVVHRFLDVDEQAEQVRRVAEAGGTVAGAVGINEDYLDRTEALLDAGADAIVMDIAHGHMELCLDAVERIRDEFDPEIVAGNVVTPAAVEDLWEAGAGCVKVGVGPGSHCTTREVAGAGYPQLTAVSECAERAHDLGIHVMADGGIRTSGDAAKALMAGADTVMMGSFFAGTDEAPGRVVEVDGKTYKRSRGMASTEAADDREDKQSDVDAGEGVEALTPYKGPVEPLVEEFLGGIRSGVSYCGGHTLADAREKASFVRVAASAKEREGAHGVVFAEGPVEVDEEAERELQAPMAD comes from the coding sequence ATGGAGATTCGCACAGGACTCTCTTACGGAGACGTATTGCTGGTTCCGCAGCGCTCCCCGGTCGACAGCCGGAGCGACGTGGACCTCTCGACCAACGTGACGCCCGACTTGCGCCTCGACACGCCGCTCGTCAGCGCGGCCATGGACACCGTCACCGAAGCTGAACTCGCGGGGACGCTCTCTGGTCTCGGCGGCCTCGGCGTCGTCCACCGCTTCCTCGACGTGGACGAGCAGGCCGAACAGGTCCGCCGCGTCGCCGAGGCGGGCGGGACCGTCGCGGGCGCGGTCGGCATCAACGAGGACTACCTCGACCGGACCGAGGCGCTCCTCGACGCCGGCGCGGACGCGATTGTGATGGACATCGCCCACGGCCACATGGAGCTGTGTCTCGACGCCGTCGAACGGATTCGAGACGAGTTCGACCCCGAAATCGTCGCGGGCAACGTCGTCACGCCGGCGGCGGTCGAGGACCTCTGGGAGGCCGGCGCGGGCTGCGTGAAAGTCGGCGTCGGGCCTGGGTCGCACTGCACGACCCGCGAGGTCGCGGGCGCGGGCTACCCGCAGCTCACGGCCGTCTCGGAGTGCGCCGAGCGGGCGCACGACCTCGGTATCCACGTCATGGCAGACGGGGGGATTCGGACCTCCGGCGACGCCGCGAAGGCGCTCATGGCCGGCGCGGACACCGTCATGATGGGCAGTTTCTTCGCCGGGACCGACGAGGCACCGGGCCGGGTCGTCGAGGTCGACGGCAAGACGTACAAGCGCTCCCGCGGGATGGCCTCCACGGAGGCCGCAGACGACCGCGAGGACAAACAGAGCGACGTGGACGCCGGCGAGGGCGTCGAGGCGCTCACGCCCTACAAGGGACCGGTCGAACCGCTCGTCGAGGAGTTCCTCGGCGGGATTCGCTCCGGCGTGAGCTACTGCGGCGGTCACACGCTCGCGGACGCTCGCGAGAAGGCCTCCTTCGTCCGCGTCGCGGCGAGCGCGAAGGAGCGCGAGGGCGCACACGGCGTCGTCTTCGCCGAGGGTCCCGTCGAGGTCGACGAGGAGGCCGAACGCGAGTTGCAGGCCCCGATGGCCGACTGA
- a CDS encoding MmgE/PrpD family protein translates to MADEALASFVSDLDRADLPGSVANRASLVVADTIGAVLGGASDPAVAALARRWADENGGESTVMGTAGERTTAYRAAFVNAAAGSVLELDEGHRFAAGHPAIHVLPALLADGESAYRSGDEFLTAFVAGYEAAVRAAETVVPLADGLHPHGVWGGVGTAAAVARLRGLDAETTLDAMRIAANYAQHTRFEAATEGATVRNGYVGMSNLSGLLAVDQAESGFTGLDDGVARHLEPVAADGPDRSALADGLGERWEIERGYFKVHAACRYTHAALDAAALLVEETGVGAADIDAVTVETYPAAAALSEPAPQNALQAKFSVPFAVASALTTGETGKEAFTDEALTKTALGFARRVDVVATEEFAARAPDERGARVTVETADGERYAREVRAARGGEHDPVTESELRAKFDRLVAPVIGDGGVDGLWTAATEPAAPRVLCALTRA, encoded by the coding sequence ATGGCCGACGAAGCGCTCGCGTCGTTCGTTTCCGACCTCGACCGGGCCGACCTTCCCGGGTCGGTCGCAAACCGCGCGTCCCTCGTCGTCGCCGACACCATCGGGGCGGTGCTGGGCGGCGCGTCGGACCCCGCGGTCGCCGCGTTAGCGCGCCGCTGGGCCGACGAGAACGGCGGCGAATCGACCGTCATGGGAACCGCGGGCGAGCGGACCACCGCGTACCGCGCCGCGTTCGTCAACGCGGCCGCCGGGAGCGTCCTCGAACTCGACGAGGGCCACCGCTTCGCGGCCGGTCACCCGGCGATTCACGTCCTGCCCGCGCTCCTCGCGGACGGCGAGTCAGCCTACCGCAGCGGCGACGAGTTCCTGACGGCGTTCGTCGCCGGCTACGAGGCGGCGGTCCGCGCCGCCGAGACGGTGGTCCCGCTCGCGGACGGTCTCCACCCGCACGGCGTGTGGGGCGGCGTCGGGACCGCCGCGGCCGTCGCCCGACTCCGCGGCCTCGACGCCGAGACGACGCTCGACGCGATGCGAATCGCGGCGAACTACGCCCAACACACCCGGTTCGAGGCGGCCACCGAGGGCGCGACCGTCAGAAACGGCTACGTCGGGATGAGCAACCTCTCGGGGCTGCTCGCGGTCGACCAAGCCGAATCGGGGTTCACCGGCCTCGACGACGGCGTGGCCCGACACCTCGAACCCGTCGCCGCGGACGGCCCCGACCGGAGCGCCCTCGCGGACGGCCTCGGCGAGCGCTGGGAAATCGAGCGCGGCTACTTCAAGGTCCACGCGGCCTGCCGCTACACCCACGCCGCCCTCGACGCCGCGGCGCTCCTCGTCGAGGAGACGGGCGTCGGCGCGGCCGACATCGACGCCGTCACCGTCGAGACGTACCCCGCCGCGGCGGCGCTGTCGGAGCCGGCACCACAGAACGCCTTGCAGGCGAAGTTCTCGGTTCCCTTCGCCGTCGCCTCGGCGCTGACGACCGGCGAGACCGGCAAGGAGGCGTTCACCGACGAGGCGCTGACGAAGACCGCGCTCGGGTTCGCCCGGCGCGTGGACGTGGTCGCCACCGAGGAGTTCGCGGCCCGCGCACCAGACGAGCGCGGCGCGCGCGTCACCGTCGAGACGGCCGATGGCGAGCGGTACGCCCGCGAGGTGCGCGCCGCCCGGGGCGGCGAACACGACCCCGTCACCGAATCGGAACTCCGAGCGAAGTTCGACCGACTCGTCGCGCCCGTCATCGGTGACGGCGGCGTCGACGGCCTCTGGACCGCGGCGACCGAGCCCGCCGCACCCCGCGTGCTCTGCGCCCTCACTCGGGCCTGA
- a CDS encoding branched-chain amino acid ABC transporter permease — protein sequence MGHLVTSVAPLPLQGGGLGRFIDPFAQFLTDITNLEPVLLQLIAFGLLLGGVYALTALGLTMIFGVMDVINFAHGIFLVVGMYSVWLVSETAGISPFLGIPIAAAVLFALGVVVHILTVEPIIEAPQQNQLIATLGVLFIIQSAIEIVFTPDPQQVELSLGSVQVGDVFIPLGQFYALVIALGTMLAVRAFLNRTDLGRKIRGTADNRDGARYVGINVRRINYLTFGIGAALAGVAGGSIALFQRFDPFTGETYLINAFVIVILGGLGSFPGAFVGGLIVGMIQVFGGYYLPGTTAQVLIFLLFIGTLLVKPEGLFGGAEA from the coding sequence ATGGGACACCTAGTCACATCGGTCGCGCCGCTGCCGCTCCAGGGCGGTGGCCTCGGCCGATTCATCGACCCGTTCGCACAGTTCCTGACCGACATCACCAATCTGGAGCCCGTCCTCCTGCAGCTGATCGCGTTCGGCCTCCTGCTCGGGGGCGTCTACGCGCTGACGGCGCTGGGGCTGACGATGATATTCGGCGTGATGGACGTCATCAACTTCGCCCACGGCATCTTCCTCGTCGTCGGGATGTATTCGGTGTGGTTGGTCTCCGAGACGGCCGGCATCAGCCCGTTTCTCGGCATACCCATCGCCGCCGCGGTGCTGTTCGCCCTCGGGGTGGTCGTCCACATACTCACGGTCGAACCCATCATCGAGGCCCCCCAGCAGAACCAGCTCATCGCCACGCTGGGCGTCCTTTTCATCATCCAGTCGGCCATCGAAATCGTGTTCACGCCCGACCCCCAGCAGGTCGAACTGTCGCTCGGGTCGGTGCAGGTCGGCGACGTGTTCATCCCGCTCGGACAGTTCTACGCGCTCGTCATCGCGCTCGGGACGATGCTCGCCGTGCGGGCGTTCCTGAACCGGACCGACCTCGGCCGGAAGATTCGCGGCACGGCCGACAACCGCGACGGCGCGCGCTACGTCGGCATCAACGTCCGCCGAATCAACTACCTCACCTTCGGCATCGGCGCGGCGTTGGCCGGCGTGGCCGGCGGCTCCATCGCGCTGTTCCAGCGGTTCGACCCCTTCACGGGCGAGACGTACCTCATCAACGCCTTCGTCATCGTCATCCTCGGCGGCCTCGGGTCGTTCCCCGGCGCGTTCGTCGGCGGCCTCATCGTCGGGATGATTCAGGTGTTCGGGGGCTACTACCTCCCCGGGACCACCGCGCAGGTGCTCATCTTCCTGCTTTTCATCGGGACGCTCCTCGTCAAGCCCGAGGGCCTCTTCGGAGGTGCTGAGGCGTGA
- a CDS encoding IclR family transcriptional regulator gives MNTDGNDAAGTIGATKTSFGIVEHIRDHDASGVSEIANGLGISKSTAHNHLKTLAELGYVVRQGDEYALGLKFLDLGDHARTRHALYHASIGEMDDLVEAVGERGQVMVEENGRGVYIYQVKSEQGLQTDSHIGTTVDLHTTSVGKSYLAFCDEERRNEILDGELTRLTTKTIDDRDALEAELATIRERGYAFNDEERITGMRAVGAPILSDDETILGAISVSGPTTRMKGEWYHTEVPEMVTQAARVIGIRATYS, from the coding sequence ATGAACACGGACGGAAACGACGCGGCGGGAACAATCGGCGCTACGAAAACCTCGTTCGGCATCGTCGAACACATCAGAGACCACGACGCGAGCGGGGTGTCGGAGATTGCGAACGGCCTCGGCATCTCGAAGAGCACGGCTCACAACCACCTCAAGACGCTCGCGGAACTCGGGTACGTCGTCAGGCAGGGCGACGAGTACGCGCTGGGCCTGAAGTTCCTCGACCTCGGCGACCACGCCCGGACGCGACACGCGCTGTACCACGCCTCTATCGGCGAGATGGACGACCTCGTCGAGGCCGTCGGCGAGCGCGGACAGGTGATGGTCGAGGAGAACGGCCGCGGCGTCTACATCTATCAGGTGAAATCCGAGCAGGGCCTCCAGACCGACTCGCACATCGGGACGACCGTCGACCTCCACACCACGTCGGTCGGCAAGTCCTACCTCGCGTTCTGCGACGAGGAGCGTCGAAACGAGATACTCGACGGCGAACTGACGCGCCTGACGACGAAGACGATAGACGACCGCGACGCCCTCGAAGCCGAGTTGGCGACGATTCGCGAGCGCGGCTACGCCTTCAACGACGAAGAGCGCATCACCGGCATGCGGGCGGTCGGCGCGCCGATTCTCTCCGACGACGAAACCATCCTCGGCGCGATTAGCGTCTCCGGCCCGACCACCCGGATGAAAGGCGAGTGGTACCACACGGAGGTCCCGGAAATGGTGACGCAGGCCGCCCGCGTCATCGGCATCCGCGCGACGTACTCGTAA
- a CDS encoding MmgE/PrpD family protein produces MISHEPVRDWERQLYGFLTDEFPDDVRADGERIVADVLAATVAGAAAPQHAGVFRDAKLADGPASVLGTDRRVDPSQAALLNATAAITQEIEEGHNRGGHVGASIVAGAVGVAEANDVDGETFVEACVRSYELCARFEYAIFAMKARMNEAIPWLVRDPHSTWTTLGPALTAAVCAGQSPDEVRETVRTALNLAVVSMHDPFAEGAPSRNVTAGFSAQAGVSAATLTAVGLRGSPAAMEAVYDPFETLLADGEFAALFDSLGDDWWLTEAYQKPYPSCRYTHTPLDALRDAGADDLAPDDVDRIDVYTYRNGVDMSHARPETLTAAKFSTPYVLARWVADGRVELDDFLDDALDDEAVQALSERVHLHADEAFERAFPDDWGARVEVTARDGSRYVGEREYPRGDSRDPLSESDLTARNRALLAFGLGEDAADAALDALSSVGANPVRETVAALTRR; encoded by the coding sequence ATGATTTCACACGAGCCAGTCAGAGACTGGGAACGACAACTGTACGGCTTTCTGACCGACGAATTCCCCGACGACGTGCGCGCGGACGGCGAGCGAATCGTCGCGGACGTACTCGCGGCGACCGTCGCGGGAGCGGCCGCGCCCCAACACGCGGGCGTCTTCCGCGACGCGAAACTGGCCGACGGCCCGGCGTCCGTCCTCGGGACCGACCGCCGGGTCGACCCGTCGCAGGCGGCGCTGTTGAACGCGACGGCGGCGATAACACAGGAGATAGAGGAGGGCCACAACCGCGGCGGCCACGTGGGCGCGAGCATCGTCGCGGGCGCGGTCGGCGTCGCCGAGGCCAACGACGTCGACGGCGAGACGTTCGTCGAGGCCTGCGTCCGCTCGTACGAACTCTGCGCGCGCTTCGAGTACGCCATCTTCGCCATGAAGGCGCGGATGAACGAGGCGATACCGTGGCTCGTCCGCGACCCGCACTCGACGTGGACGACGCTCGGCCCGGCGCTGACCGCCGCCGTCTGCGCGGGGCAGTCGCCCGACGAGGTGCGCGAGACGGTTCGCACCGCGCTGAACCTCGCGGTCGTCTCCATGCACGACCCCTTCGCGGAGGGCGCGCCGTCGCGGAACGTCACCGCCGGCTTCTCCGCGCAGGCCGGCGTGAGCGCCGCGACGCTGACCGCCGTCGGCCTCCGCGGGTCGCCCGCGGCGATGGAGGCCGTCTACGACCCGTTCGAGACGCTCCTCGCGGACGGCGAGTTCGCCGCGCTGTTCGACTCGCTCGGCGACGACTGGTGGCTCACCGAGGCCTACCAGAAGCCGTACCCGTCGTGTCGCTACACCCACACCCCGCTCGACGCGCTTCGGGACGCCGGCGCGGACGACCTCGCGCCCGACGACGTGGACCGAATCGACGTGTACACCTACCGAAACGGCGTCGATATGAGCCACGCGCGGCCCGAGACGCTCACCGCGGCGAAGTTCTCGACGCCGTACGTCCTCGCCCGCTGGGTCGCGGACGGGCGCGTCGAACTCGACGACTTCCTCGACGACGCGCTCGACGACGAGGCCGTACAGGCGCTCTCGGAGCGCGTCCACCTCCACGCCGACGAGGCGTTCGAGCGGGCCTTCCCCGACGACTGGGGCGCGCGCGTCGAAGTGACCGCCCGCGACGGGAGCCGCTACGTCGGCGAGCGCGAGTACCCCCGCGGCGACTCCCGCGACCCGCTGTCGGAGTCCGACCTCACCGCGCGCAACCGCGCGTTGCTCGCGTTCGGTCTCGGTGAGGACGCCGCGGATGCGGCGCTCGACGCGCTCTCGTCGGTCGGGGCGAACCCGGTCCGCGAGACCGTCGCCGCGCTGACGCGGCGATAA